The DNA segment AGATTTTTGTCACCTAGCCTGAGGCTGATAATTTCAAAAAGCAAATTTACACAGTAGTTGACAAATGTAATGATGTGAGGGGCACAGGTATTGAATGCTTTGCTTCTGGCTTTAGGGGAAGCTTTCAAACAAGCCTGGAGAATCTGCTGATATGAAATGATTACAATGAGGAAAGGCATCCCAGGAAAGATGACTGTAACAAACACCATGTACACGCTTTCCGTTGTGGTGCTGACACATGACAGTCGAGTAAAAGACCAGTTATCACAGTAAACTTTCTCTATACTATATCCACACAAAGGAAGGCGAGAGGTTAGGGCTACGGTTACACCAAATACACCAAGAGGAAACAACCAGGCGAAAATAAGTAAGCTGGAAACTGTTAATGATGTCATGATGCTGTGGTACTGCAGGGGTCTGCAGATTGACAAGAATCTGTCAATCGCCATCACTGTCAGTAGGGTGCATTCTAATGCAGCATAGGTGTGGATGCAGTACAGCTGTGCAAGACAGCCAATGCGAGTTATGACTTGTACTTCAGTGAGGAAGTCATGCAGCAATTTGGGGTACAGTGCTGTACTCCCATATAGGCCATTGAGAGACAAATGACATAGAAAGATGTACATGGGCTGGTGCAGGCTTTCTTTTAACCAGATGACTGCAATCAATCCTGCATTGACAAAAATTGTGAGAATGAATGCAAAAAGGGCTAAAACAAAATACACGTATTTCAGGTTGCCCATTTGGCCAAATCCAGTGATCAGTAATGTAGAGATGTTAGACTGAATATTGACAGCTGCCTCAGACATATTGATTtcctaaaaaataattaaatataaattaacatgATATTAGAAAGCCATGAACaagtaacatttataaaatatatataaactgcacATAAAGAATCAACACAGTGAGTAAACATTCATTCATGTCACTTGTATATCATTTAAAACACTCACTAAATGCTCTAGTAAAatttattaacattatacaagaagCATAATCTAATTAGTAATGTTTATATCCCGAGGAATCTCTTAACATAAAAGGTAAATGTCTtaagataaaattaaatttttgtgaTTTGGTATTAAGGTAAAACCAAGCAACaacaacatattattattattattattattattattattattattattattattatgaaatttctcatactgtaatacaaaataaatgctgTACTGTCAAACCTAAATAtgtactttgattaaaaaaaagcctaattttgttgtaaaatcagcaaattaataaattatcttaaaattgaggaaaaacacaaatattttcccAAAAAGAATCCTAATTTAACTCTGATCATCTCTTTCTTTTCCATatcaattttcacattaatggtCTTAGGGCAGACCTTTCCTTGGAGCAACATATCAGTGGCAAGAAACCATCTAAAATGGTGAGAGTTCAATTGATTTTCACACGAAGATACTAGTCTTACTACTACCTGAAAATTCTTACTTTAccgaaatgtttgtatttttcaacTATAAGCAGGTTTTATAAAGAATATAATTGTTTTGTAGCTATATTAAATATACAGTTGTTAAAGTTTCACAATCATCACATTTACATGTGCTTCTGAATCTCTTTCCCATAATTTGATATCTGCAAAGGTATAATTAACTGATAGAGATACATTAGTTAATATCTTGCTATTCTGTGTACTGTGTAAACTGCATAGTTTTATAACTGAATTAGGAAGAAAATATTacttaaataaaaggaaatattaaatatttaaggaTACATGGACAGTATTAAAGCATAGCTAAATTCTatattgaatagaatataaaatggTTTCTCTGTTTTCTTGTTGACCCACCTTTTTTGTTCCATCCTGCTATCTATTCTATATATTAGATAATTATTTTACCTTGTAAAAATGCCCACCACCCAATCACACTGAAAATTAACAGCAATATGCCAGGAAACACAACTTCTAAACTTCTTGAATTCCATATGGCTTCATTATAGCAGAcgcttttattcttttaattgtgtgcCTTATAAGAttctttcttaaaatataatCCTCACTTATCTGTCATGTGCAATTcaacaaataatacataataGCCTCTCTCAGGTCTGATTTAATGAATAGGGCtgcttaaattcattattttttcttccctttttcatttcatgaaatctaatctaaaaaatgtttctttatttaaatgtaaattttatatatgcacatatttataaatgttgtcaaaaaatctatctatctatctatctatctatctatctatctatctatctatctatctatctatctatctatctatctatctatctatctatctatctaatactaaAGATGTAGAAAGAAAGAGTGACTACAGTAAATATTGAAACAATCGACAAGATTACAAACCATCACATCTGTATAAACCgtaataaaataattgtaatataatcatttgtaacaaaataattacaataaatataaattaactaTTATTACCTGTGTCACCACTTAATAGGAGAGAATGAGACTGTTGATTTAGGGCTTGATTTATAGCTTCCCTCAGTAGGTTTTTGGAACATTACCAGGAGCTGTCCTGGGAAAATCTTGGAACAGATTACGACCAATTGCataagcaattttaaaaaatgcaatcaattgtttagtgttttttgtttcattgtttttgttattatgccTAGTAAAGATAAAGTAACATTATggaatcaaattttatttcactAGTGAATTTGAACAAGACTGACCCCATTCACAATGTGTTttcattccatttttcatttgGTTCTAGTAGGGAAATAatcaatatattgtatatttctggAAATATGTATCAGAAAAAGaacaattaagaaaataatacaaaaatgcttGATAAAAAACTTACTGAGTTTAAAGACTTTCtccatttacaatacaatataattatatgTGAGATGTGAGGTTAAGGGTACTGTTTCATCACAGCCTCCACCAACTCTCCTGCTGAGCATTGTCTGCAttgaatttgcacattcttcacATGTCCATGTATGTTTCTCCAGCTACTCCAGTTTCCCCCCATATTCCATATGTTCGTGTTGGATTAATCTGTGATTTGAAATTGACTGGATGTGGGTATTTGTGTGCATAAGCCCTGTAATGGATTAGTATCCTGCCCAGGATAGATACCAGCCTTGTATCCAATGATGTAAGAATGGGCTACTGCTCCCTGCAAATCTATAAGAAAATAAGTGAGTCCAAACacctatgtaacacctggctgtggcagatacagtagatggtcatttctggagagtgggactggactgcatgtctgcttggggggttgccaaccaagatcctgGGCTGTTTCgtagtgtggtgggtgtggcaacacgctgtaccagtgcatgctccccaacttgacctgacctgactgaaTAATCTAAGAGCAATGAAAGGCAGTTTTAACAGAAAATGCTAAAAGGTAGTATAAAGAAATAGGTTTTAGAAATCTTTTAACAATATCAGTGGAGGTGCTAAAAAAGTATATAACTGCCTgtagtcattttaaaagtagtagCTTAAATGAGGCCTTAGAGTAAGTTACAGTTTAATTATGTGATGTTCATATGCTGTATTAAGGTGATGtataacatttataatacaaatgagaaaacaatatttaattattggAATGTTTTTAACGTCCTTCTGATAGATGATTGATTGGTAAATGTTGTGGTATGGGAATATTTACATGTGTGGTCAAGTGTACCCTACAGTGAACTGTTAATGCATTCAAGATTTGTTGTGTCTTTAGGCCCAATGGTATAAAGATATATTCTGGTTACCTACAACAAGAACCTGTTGCCACTTTTCTGAACATCGACTGTGTCAGCTCATATCTCAGCGCAGTTGTAACAGTCTGGAGAGAAAGTACTGGCCAAATGACTATCCTAATACTTTAAGAAAGGCATGGAAAGTCAAGGAGTACATTCAGCTAAATATTGGCTTAGAGATCTTCATTAGTATGAGGTCAAACACTCCTAGCAGATAACAGATTGCATAtttagacaaaattaaaatcggTTCCTCCACCAGGGGTACCTGTTTTAGTAACTTACTGTATGTCAAActaaaataaacagtataatgcCAGCTCAGAAACATCATTGCTAAACATTCACCAATCTTGGAAATAAACAATGGTAAACAATGTTATATTAAGTTCAAAGCACCATGTTTTGTCTTCTTACTGAAACCTGGCTTGGAAAATGTAACACTGCTACATCAAatggttttttaaaattatgaaagttattttaaagtgacttttttcAAGCAGAACTTGGGGAACCTGTCAAGGGTAAAttccccatatactgtatgttagaaaGTACATGTTTTTCCACATGGAGAACAAATGCACATGGAATAAATCACGTTGTGTGGTAGAGAAAAGGATcttcaaaactccacttgatgttattttatagaAATTAAATGACTAGGATTGTCAAGTTGTATTAGTTTTTGCTTTTgtcaaatttgttttaattttccaatattctcaaacctgcttaattcaatttaggtTTGAACGAGCAGTTTAAGTATGTTAATTGCAATTAGATTATTGGTATTCTTACTTGTATTTATTCTGCTTGTGGCTCCATTATTCTAACTTTGAGTCTTGTGGCCAAAAGCCATTCTTTTCCATGTGTAGTTTGTACCCTTTCTCTAAGTCTGTATGGGCTGCCAACATCACCACCCACCCCCCAAAGtcttgcatgttaggttaattgaagaCTACTAAATATCCTTGTAGTGTACAGTGTGAATATGGAaatatgtgcatgagtgggctcAACAATAAACTAGCACCTTGTCCAgaattgttttctgccttgtagctagtgctgctgggatagtatttaaatatatatctatctagttttctttatactaaaacatttaattaaGGGCCTAACTGAGGGAATAT comes from the Erpetoichthys calabaricus chromosome 4, fErpCal1.3, whole genome shotgun sequence genome and includes:
- the LOC114651194 gene encoding olfactory receptor 2G3-like; amino-acid sequence: MSEAAVNIQSNISTLLITGFGQMGNLKYVYFVLALFAFILTIFVNAGLIAVIWLKESLHQPMYIFLCHLSLNGLYGSTALYPKLLHDFLTEVQVITRIGCLAQLYCIHTYAALECTLLTVMAIDRFLSICRPLQYHSIMTSLTVSSLLIFAWLFPLGVFGVTVALTSRLPLCGYSIEKVYCDNWSFTRLSCVSTTTESVYMVFVTVIFPGMPFLIVIISYQQILQACLKASPKARSKAFNTCAPHIITFVNYCVNLLFEIISLRLGDKNLPSALCSFMSLQLFIVPPLLNPIVYTIRLTEIRSAVVEVIQRAKLIICPHSP